GGTGGTGCAGGTGAGGAGGGGCAGTTCAAGAGGTGCAGGTCGGTTGGTGCAGGTCAGGTGGTGCAGCGGGGCGGCAAGATATTGATACGTTTCATTCATGCTCCGGCATATGCCCGGCGCCTCAGGCAGCGGGGGCTCCGGCCATTACCGCCGGGCGCGCGGTGCCGGCGGCATCCCTGGCCGCGGCATCCCCGGCCGCGCCGGTCACGGATTCGTCGTTCGCAGTGAAGAACCGGTCGCACAGCCAGCCGGTCACGTAGAGCCACGCTCCGACGCTGAAGAACGGGATCAGCCCGGGGAGGGCCTGGCTGGCGAACAGCACTGCGGCGGTCACGAAGAGCAGGATTGCCGTGCCCGCGAGGTGCCTGAGCGCAAACCGCGAGGACATCAGGAGGTACTGCGGGAGCGGAAGCTCATAGCGGGCAAACATCGGGAAGAGGTGGCAGGCCACGGCCACCAGGAAAATCGCGGCCACGAACGCGCCGGCAGCCATCAGCTGGGACAGGAGGTCGCCGGAGCGGGAGAAGTAGTTCCAGTTCAGGGCCAGGGCCGCTCCGGCAAGCAGGACCGGCAGCGCCAGTCCGTTGCCGCGGCCGAAGTTGCGGCCATATTCCACGGTGAAGGAGCGAAGCAGCGGAGCAGCCTCGCCCCGGACCCTGCGGCGCACCAGGATCTGCGCCGCCGCCGTGGCGGGGCCCACGCCCAGTACACCCAGGCCGGCAAGCGAGAACACCAGCCACAGCAGATTCAGGCATGCAATCCACAGCACGGTGTCGAAGAATGAATATGCCTTGGCGCTAAAACTTCCAGCCAGCACAGCTAGCCCCCTTCGGATCTCCATCGTTGCAGAAACGGGGGCCGCAGTGGTCCACGTCACGTTAGTAAGCGGTTTCTCGAAAATCTAGACGCTTTTGAAGCGGCGGTCAAGGTGAATTTTGAATCGTTACATAATGAACCTGCTGGGGTTAGACTGATGGCGAGAGCAATTTGGAAAGCGCTTACCACAACTGTCAGCGGGCCGAACCGGCCTACGCTGATAGCACCCGGTAGCGGGCCTCCGCCCGGCGATTTCCGGCAAACGACACCGACGTCAATACCCCGTCCCGGGGACAGAAGAGGAGAGCCATGGGCACCCTGTCCGCGCCAGTCCCGGAAGAACGCAAAATCCCCACAACGGAACGCACAATCATCTCCGCCGCGGCGAGGGTTGCACTGGTGGGAGTCCACGGCTTCGGAACCCACCACCTCCGCAACCTCGAAAGGCTCCAGAAGGACGGGGCCGTTACCCTCGTGGCTGTTGCCGACCCGAATCCGCCGGCCAGCGGCGCTCTCCCTCCCGAAACGGCAGTCTTTGGCAATCTCGACGACCTCCTGGCCGCAACACCGGAACTCGACCTCGTCATTGTGGCCACGCCCATTCAGACGCACGCACCCTTGGCGCTCACGACCCTCCCCCACGCCGACCTGTACCTGGAAAAGCCCCCGGTCTCTTCCCTGGCCGACTTCAACCGGCTGCAGGAGGCCGCCGCGGCTGCCGGACGGAGTGTCCAGGTCGGCTTCCAGAGCCTCGGCTCCCATGCCCTCAAGGCGATCGAGGACCTGCTCAACGCCGGCGAAATCGGCACCCTCCTGGGAATCTCCGCCACCGGCCGCTGGGTGCGGGACCGCGCGTACTACAAGCGGTCCCGCTGGGCCGGGAAGCGAAGCCTGGACGGCGTCGACGTCGTGGACGGCGTGGCCACCAACCCGCTGGCGCACGCCATCGCCACTGCCTTGAGGATCGCCGGCGCACGGACCGTGGGCGACCTCGCCTCCGTGGAAACGGACCTCTACCGGGCCAACGACATCGAATCCGACGACACCTCCGTCATCCGCGTACGCACCGCCTCCGGCCTTCCCGTCACCTGCGCGCTGACCCTCTGCGCCACGGAGTCCGTGGAACCGTACGTCACCCTGCAGGGCAGCGAAGGAACCGCGGTGTTCCACTACACCGAAGACCGCCTCAGCGTCAGCACCGCAGCCGGCGAACGCCACGAGGTGTTTGGCCGGGACGACCTCACCGGGAACCTGCTGGACCATCTGCGGCACCGCCGCCACGACCAGCACGGACGCGCGCCGCTGATCAGCTCGCTCGCGGACAGCGGCGCGTTCATGCGTGTGCTGGAAGCCATCCGCACCGCCGAAGCCCCGGCTCTCATCGCCGGGCAGCACCTGGAGTGGGTGGGCGACG
Above is a window of Arthrobacter sp. FB24 DNA encoding:
- a CDS encoding DUF6807 family protein yields the protein MGTLSAPVPEERKIPTTERTIISAAARVALVGVHGFGTHHLRNLERLQKDGAVTLVAVADPNPPASGALPPETAVFGNLDDLLAATPELDLVIVATPIQTHAPLALTTLPHADLYLEKPPVSSLADFNRLQEAAAAAGRSVQVGFQSLGSHALKAIEDLLNAGEIGTLLGISATGRWVRDRAYYKRSRWAGKRSLDGVDVVDGVATNPLAHAIATALRIAGARTVGDLASVETDLYRANDIESDDTSVIRVRTASGLPVTCALTLCATESVEPYVTLQGSEGTAVFHYTEDRLSVSTAAGERHEVFGRDDLTGNLLDHLRHRRHDQHGRAPLISSLADSGAFMRVLEAIRTAEAPALIAGQHLEWVGDGDSAHAVVSGIEDALERATAAHATFSELGLPWARPAADDADTLSLSVRDAGHDGGAATGAHSGATALATLRNGSGVAARLSPRPYLHPVRSLGGVIVTDHLPADHPWHLGAGIALQDVNGTNFWGGKTYTRASGRYEEHPDHGRIVQLSAEPGPPGGDSFHQELSWQALDGLELLREHRTVRARRVDARTWRLDLATELTAVVDASLGGPGSNGAAGSGYGGFFWRLPACSAVNVFTADRQGEAAVHGAAAPWLAWTGTFPGGAASLVFAAPAEAPDPWFVRLSGYPGVGSALAWDRPAILAAGESVRRSFTVWIADGTLSPAEAAVVADHR
- a CDS encoding YesL family protein; the encoded protein is MLAGSFSAKAYSFFDTVLWIACLNLLWLVFSLAGLGVLGVGPATAAAQILVRRRVRGEAAPLLRSFTVEYGRNFGRGNGLALPVLLAGAALALNWNYFSRSGDLLSQLMAAGAFVAAIFLVAVACHLFPMFARYELPLPQYLLMSSRFALRHLAGTAILLFVTAAVLFASQALPGLIPFFSVGAWLYVTGWLCDRFFTANDESVTGAAGDAAARDAAGTARPAVMAGAPAA